In Lachnospiraceae bacterium, one DNA window encodes the following:
- a CDS encoding helix-turn-helix domain-containing protein: MAVFRVERNTGYTVMSNHHLRNKELSLKAKGLLSQMLSLPEDWDYTLAGLSYINREKIDAIREAVRELERAGYIQRSRERDEKGRLRGTDYIIYEQPPNLDLPTLENPTLENPTQEKPTLENPMQLNKDIQKTDLPKKEKSNTDLSSNHSIPILSPNPSPLREETAEPERKGTEAADAYSVYEEIIKDNIEYEHFIKHTNIDRERLDEIVSLILETVCTKRKTIRIAGDDYPAELVKAKFMKLNSSHIEFVFDCMKENTTKIRNIKQYLKAVLFNAPNTIDSYYTALVNHDMYGGY; encoded by the coding sequence ATGGCAGTTTTCCGCGTGGAGAGAAACACAGGATATACGGTTATGAGCAACCACCATTTACGCAACAAAGAACTTTCCCTAAAGGCAAAAGGGCTGTTATCGCAAATGCTGTCCTTGCCGGAGGATTGGGACTATACCCTTGCGGGACTGTCCTATATCAACCGGGAAAAAATCGACGCTATCCGCGAAGCTGTCCGGGAGCTTGAAAGAGCCGGATATATTCAGCGTTCAAGGGAGCGCGACGAGAAAGGACGCTTGCGGGGAACTGATTACATCATCTATGAGCAGCCGCCTAACTTGGATTTACCTACATTGGAAAATCCAACATTGGAAAATCCTACGCAGGAAAAACCTACGTTGGAAAATCCAATGCAATTAAATAAAGATATACAAAAGACTGACTTACCAAAAAAAGAAAAATCAAATACGGATTTATCAAGTAACCATTCCATTCCTATCCTTTCCCCTAACCCCTCTCCTTTGAGGGAAGAAACGGCAGAGCCGGAACGGAAAGGAACGGAAGCGGCAGACGCATACAGCGTGTATGAGGAAATCATCAAGGACAATATCGAGTATGAGCATTTTATCAAGCATACCAACATTGACAGGGAACGCTTGGACGAGATTGTGTCCCTTATCCTTGAAACTGTCTGCACCAAACGAAAGACAATTCGTATCGCCGGGGACGATTATCCGGCAGAGCTTGTCAAAGCAAAGTTTATGAAGCTGAACAGCAGCCACATTGAATTTGTCTTTGACTGCATGAAAGAGAACACCACGAAAATCCGTAACATCAAGCAATATCTGAAAGCGGTACTTTTCAACGCGCCCAACACCATTGACAGCTATTACACCGCCCTTGTCAACCACGATATGTACGGCGGCTATTAA
- a CDS encoding DUF5348 domain-containing protein, producing MTQKTGALIFDETADRYDIRFDLNDYYGGLHCGDCLEVFVRGKWKPTRMEYGDNWYLVGVRASDLNGLRVRI from the coding sequence ATGACACAGAAAACAGGAGCTTTGATTTTTGATGAAACGGCAGACCGTTACGACATTCGCTTTGACCTTAACGACTACTACGGAGGATTGCATTGTGGGGATTGCCTTGAAGTGTTTGTACGCGGCAAATGGAAGCCGACCCGCATGGAGTACGGGGACAACTGGTATCTTGTCGGTGTGAGGGCTTCGGATTTGAACGGGCTGCGGGTGCGTATCTAA
- a CDS encoding PcfB family protein: MQDEVNEKVVSLAIKTSKLTAEVLQKAMKALLAKGKGQLTKAPHGKITMRQLMKQGEKVSNIEITDQNIKAFDPIARKSGLDYNVKKIENGKPPTYLVSFKGKDIDVMTEAFREFTAKKLGRDKKPSIRKLLSTLKDKAAALNAQKDKVKKKDREVSL, from the coding sequence ATGCAAGATGAAGTCAATGAAAAAGTCGTGTCTTTAGCAATCAAAACATCTAAGCTGACCGCCGAAGTGCTGCAAAAGGCTATGAAAGCCCTGCTTGCCAAAGGCAAAGGGCAGCTAACCAAAGCCCCGCATGGGAAAATCACTATGCGGCAGCTTATGAAGCAGGGAGAAAAGGTTTCCAACATTGAGATTACCGACCAAAATATCAAAGCCTTTGACCCTATCGCAAGGAAAAGCGGGCTTGATTACAACGTCAAGAAGATTGAGAACGGCAAGCCGCCGACCTATCTTGTGTCTTTTAAGGGCAAGGATATTGACGTTATGACCGAAGCGTTCCGGGAATTTACCGCAAAGAAATTAGGCAGGGATAAAAAGCCCTCTATCCGCAAGCTGCTTTCCACTCTGAAAGACAAGGCGGCAGCTCTGAACGCACAGAAGGACAAAGTGAAGAAAAAGGACAGGGAGGTATCGCTATGA
- a CDS encoding type IV secretory system conjugative DNA transfer family protein yields the protein MKPELKKLLILNAPYLLFVYLFDKIGQAVRLAPGADLSGKVLSLADGFSAAFATPLPSLAPMDLLIGIVGAVLIRLMVYFKGKNAKKYRKGIEYGSARWGNAEDIKPYTDPVFQNNVLLTQTERLTMNSRPKQPKYARNKNILVIGGSGSGKTRFFVKPNLMQMHSSYVVTDPKGTVLVECGKLLQRGGYRIKVLNTINFKKSMRYNPFAYIRSEKDILKLVNTLIANTKGDGEKAGEDFWVKSERLFYCALIGYIWYEAPEEEKNFTTLLEMINASEAREDDPEFQSPVDLMFERLEEKDPEHFAVRQYKKFLLSAGKTRSSILISCGARLAPFDIKELRDLMETDEMELDTIGDRKTALFVIISDTDDTFNFVVSILYTQLFNLLCDKADDEYGGRLPVHVRCLLDEFANIGQIPKFEKLIATIRSREISASIILQSQSQLKAIYKDNADTIVGNCDTTLFLGGKEKTTLKEMSEILGKETIDSFNTSENRGREVSHGLNYQKLGKQLMTEDEIAVMDGGKCILQLRGVRPFFSDKYDITKHPNYKYLSDYDKKNTFDMEKHLRRRPALVKPDEVFDYYEISESDLQEDTDHE from the coding sequence ATGAAGCCGGAACTTAAAAAGCTGCTTATCCTAAATGCCCCCTATCTGCTCTTTGTCTATCTCTTTGACAAAATCGGACAAGCGGTACGCCTTGCGCCGGGGGCTGACCTTTCCGGCAAGGTGCTTTCCCTTGCAGACGGCTTTTCCGCTGCCTTTGCAACCCCGCTTCCGAGCCTTGCCCCTATGGATTTGCTTATCGGTATTGTGGGGGCTGTCCTTATCCGGCTTATGGTGTACTTCAAAGGCAAGAACGCGAAGAAATACCGAAAAGGTATCGAATACGGTTCAGCCCGTTGGGGCAACGCCGAAGATATAAAGCCCTATACCGACCCGGTATTTCAAAATAACGTGCTTCTGACACAGACGGAACGGCTTACCATGAACAGCCGCCCGAAGCAGCCGAAGTATGCAAGGAATAAAAATATCCTTGTTATCGGGGGAAGCGGCAGCGGCAAGACGAGATTTTTTGTGAAGCCCAACTTAATGCAAATGCACTCAAGCTACGTTGTAACTGACCCGAAAGGTACGGTTTTAGTCGAGTGTGGGAAGCTCTTACAGCGCGGCGGGTATCGGATAAAGGTGCTGAACACGATAAATTTTAAGAAATCCATGCGTTATAATCCCTTTGCCTATATCCGCAGCGAAAAAGACATTTTGAAACTGGTAAATACCTTGATTGCCAACACCAAAGGGGACGGGGAAAAAGCCGGGGAGGATTTTTGGGTAAAATCGGAACGGCTCTTTTACTGCGCCCTTATCGGCTACATTTGGTACGAAGCCCCGGAGGAAGAAAAGAACTTCACGACGCTGCTTGAAATGATAAATGCCAGTGAAGCCCGCGAGGACGACCCGGAATTTCAGTCCCCCGTTGACCTCATGTTTGAACGGTTGGAGGAAAAAGACCCGGAACACTTTGCCGTCCGGCAGTACAAGAAATTCCTGTTATCTGCGGGAAAGACACGAAGCTCTATTCTCATTTCCTGCGGTGCGCGGCTTGCCCCTTTTGACATTAAGGAGCTGCGCGACCTTATGGAAACCGACGAAATGGAGCTTGACACCATAGGCGACCGCAAGACCGCCCTGTTTGTTATCATCAGCGACACCGACGATACTTTTAACTTTGTCGTGAGTATTCTTTACACGCAGCTTTTCAATCTGCTTTGCGACAAGGCAGATGATGAATACGGCGGCAGGCTGCCCGTCCATGTGCGCTGTCTGTTAGACGAGTTTGCAAATATCGGGCAGATACCGAAGTTTGAAAAGCTCATAGCCACCATACGAAGCCGGGAAATCTCCGCGTCGATTATCTTACAGTCGCAAAGCCAGTTAAAGGCAATCTATAAGGACAACGCCGATACCATAGTCGGCAACTGCGACACCACCCTTTTCTTGGGCGGCAAGGAGAAAACCACCCTCAAAGAAATGTCGGAAATCTTGGGGAAAGAAACCATTGACAGCTTCAACACTTCCGAGAACCGGGGGCGCGAGGTATCGCATGGGCTGAACTATCAGAAGTTAGGCAAGCAGCTTATGACGGAAGATGAAATAGCGGTTATGGACGGCGGGAAATGTATTTTACAGCTACGAGGGGTGCGCCCGTTCTTCTCTGATAAGTACGACATTACAAAGCACCCCAACTATAAATATCTTTCCGACTATGACAAGAAAAATACTTTTGATATGGAAAAGCATTTAAGGCGCAGACCCGCCCTTGTGAAGCCGGACGAAGTATTTGACTACTACGAAATCAGCGAAAGCGATTTGCAGGAGGACACCGACCATGAATAG
- a CDS encoding IS3 family transposase, whose amino-acid sequence MKFIAIKTDDSTIKGKLAFYCRMLHVSRQGFYKYLSVKDRPWKYQTLADTMLEIHAEDVCNDTYGRVRMFQALTLKRPDGIPIPSERTVYRVMEKIGLSHRPKRNPKGITKADREARKSDDLLKRNFTSEKPLEKCVTDITEIKAKDGKLYVSAIFDCFDSAVLGLAMETTMKATLCQHTVENAFIAYPEIQGAVLHSDRGSQYTSELYRSTLRKYEIIQSMNSAGGRCHDNARCESMWARLKTELLYDRYNSENLTVSELKSLIWRYFISYWNNRRICTTNGGLPPMLKRQRYYDSLRIAA is encoded by the coding sequence ATGAAATTCATTGCGATTAAGACTGACGATAGCACCATCAAGGGAAAACTGGCTTTTTACTGTCGTATGTTACATGTGAGCCGCCAGGGATTTTATAAATATCTGTCCGTAAAAGACCGTCCGTGGAAATACCAGACGCTTGCAGATACCATGCTTGAAATCCATGCTGAGGATGTCTGCAACGACACCTATGGACGTGTACGTATGTTCCAGGCATTAACTCTTAAACGACCTGATGGCATTCCTATCCCCAGTGAGCGTACCGTTTATAGAGTCATGGAAAAAATCGGTCTCAGTCATCGTCCTAAGCGTAATCCGAAAGGAATTACGAAAGCAGACCGTGAGGCTCGTAAATCGGATGATCTTCTTAAGAGAAATTTCACATCAGAAAAGCCTCTTGAAAAATGCGTGACAGATATCACCGAAATCAAAGCAAAAGATGGAAAACTCTATGTTTCGGCAATCTTCGATTGTTTTGATTCAGCAGTACTGGGGCTGGCAATGGAAACCACGATGAAGGCAACGCTTTGCCAGCATACGGTAGAAAACGCTTTTATCGCATATCCTGAAATTCAAGGAGCAGTGCTTCACTCCGATCGAGGTAGCCAATATACCAGTGAGCTTTACCGCAGCACCCTGAGAAAATATGAAATCATCCAAAGTATGAACAGTGCCGGTGGTCGATGCCATGACAATGCCCGTTGTGAAAGCATGTGGGCGCGTCTAAAGACAGAATTATTGTATGACCGATACAACAGTGAAAACCTGACTGTGTCCGAACTGAAGTCTCTAATCTGGAGATACTTTATCAGTTATTGGAACAATCGGAGGATTTGCACCACCAATGGTGGTCTTCCTCCCATGCTCAAGCGACAGAGATACTATGATTCTCTGCGTATAGCAGCATAG
- a CDS encoding transposase gives MARSQRKYDHEYKVQAVKLAKEIGGAKAAKELGIPEGTIHTWLKAVRTGQLDIGEGAHTPESAMSLAEELTMLRKRVKDQDKEIRRLKEENEFLEEASAFFAASRRKSLRPKE, from the coding sequence ATGGCACGAAGTCAACGTAAGTACGATCATGAATACAAAGTGCAGGCAGTTAAGCTTGCAAAAGAAATCGGTGGTGCGAAAGCCGCTAAAGAATTAGGAATTCCTGAAGGGACTATCCATACCTGGCTTAAAGCCGTAAGAACCGGACAACTGGATATTGGAGAAGGTGCCCATACTCCAGAATCTGCCATGAGCCTTGCGGAGGAATTAACCATGCTTCGAAAACGCGTGAAAGATCAGGATAAAGAAATTCGTCGTCTGAAAGAAGAAAACGAGTTTCTGGAAGAAGCCAGCGCTTTTTTCGCAGCGAGCCGTCGGAAGTCTCTAAGACCGAAAGAATGA
- a CDS encoding desmoglein-4, with protein MNLRKSILALSVVAGIVAAPMTVFAAHTHSWGSPQYYGYEDEMPGIYDDWDKCATRHVYNYKQCLICGEVSIYEVETIEMSHKWVNGACVYCNKGYAKEIN; from the coding sequence ATGAATTTAAGAAAATCTATTTTAGCACTTTCAGTAGTAGCTGGAATTGTAGCTGCTCCAATGACTGTATTTGCCGCTCATACTCATAGTTGGGGTTCTCCCCAGTACTATGGATATGAAGATGAAATGCCTGGTATATATGATGACTGGGATAAATGTGCGACACGTCATGTATATAATTACAAACAATGTTTAATTTGTGGAGAAGTAAGCATTTATGAAGTTGAGACGATTGAAATGTCTCACAAATGGGTGAATGGTGCATGTGTATATTGCAACAAAGGTTACGCGAAAGAGATAAATTAA
- a CDS encoding murein transglycosylase translates to MQKKQLSVLVLIILCFLLGCNRETPKDESQQNYEDESNISKTNGEELVNINSELLGSTPFDIQIDKTALQTRKETETEVTIKTNLTDWGYTVSSEKGKISDINKNSFIYIAPKDERDDTIKIQLSDYENGISYEYTIPLIFAGNNEHSLDKFKENLSRLPNS, encoded by the coding sequence ATGCAAAAAAAACAACTTTCTGTATTAGTACTAATTATTTTATGCTTTTTATTAGGATGTAACAGAGAAACACCAAAAGATGAATCTCAACAAAATTATGAAGATGAATCTAATATTTCTAAAACAAATGGAGAAGAACTTGTAAATATAAACAGTGAATTGTTAGGTTCGACTCCTTTTGATATCCAAATCGATAAAACAGCATTGCAGACTAGAAAAGAAACAGAAACAGAAGTTACAATAAAGACAAATTTAACAGACTGGGGTTATACTGTTTCTTCTGAAAAAGGGAAAATATCTGATATAAATAAAAATTCATTCATATATATAGCACCTAAAGATGAGAGGGATGATACTATAAAAATACAATTATCGGACTATGAAAATGGCATATCATATGAATATACAATTCCACTTATTTTTGCGGGAAACAATGAACATTCTTTAGATAAATTCAAGGAAAATCTTTCAAGATTACCTAATAGTTAG
- the mobC gene encoding plasmid mobilization relaxosome protein MobC: MKRYNTPHRSRVVKTRMTEEEYAEFAQRLSAYHMSQAEFIRQAITGAAIRPIITVSPINDELLAAVGKLTAEYGRIGGNLNQIARTLNEWHSPYPQLAGEVRAAVSDLAALKFEVLQKVGDAVGNIQTYQL; the protein is encoded by the coding sequence ATGAAACGATACAACACGCCGCACCGCAGCCGGGTAGTCAAAACACGCATGACCGAGGAAGAATACGCCGAGTTTGCCCAGCGGCTTTCTGCTTACCACATGAGCCAAGCCGAGTTTATCCGGCAAGCCATAACCGGGGCAGCCATACGCCCCATCATAACCGTTTCCCCCATCAATGACGAGCTGCTTGCCGCTGTCGGGAAGCTGACCGCCGAATACGGGAGGATCGGCGGCAACTTAAACCAGATAGCCCGGACGCTGAACGAGTGGCACAGTCCCTATCCGCAGCTTGCCGGGGAGGTACGGGCGGCGGTTTCCGACCTTGCTGCCCTAAAGTTTGAAGTCTTGCAGAAAGTGGGTGACGCTGTTGGCAACATTCAAACATATCAGCTCTAA
- a CDS encoding relaxase/mobilization nuclease domain-containing protein, with amino-acid sequence MATFKHISSKNADYGAAEAYLTFEHDEFTMKATLDENGRLIPREDYRISSLNCGGEDFAVACMRANLRYEKNQKREDVKSHHYIISFDPRDGTDNGLTVDRAQELGEQFCKEHFPGHQALICTHPDGHNHSGNIHVHIVINSLRIYEVPLLPYMDRPADTLEGCKHRCTNAAMEYFKSEVMEMCHREGLYQIDLLNGSKERITEREYWAAKKGQLALDKENAAREAAGQPTKPTKFETDKAKLRRTIRQALSQAGSFDEFSSLLLREGVTVKESRGRLSYLTPDRTKPITARKLGDDFDKAAVLALLTQNAHRAAEQTKAIPEYPAAVKKPLQGEKAAKTTPADNTLQRMVDREAKRAEGKGVGYDRWAAKHNLKQMAATVTAYQQYGFSSPEELDEACSAAYAAMQESLAWLKQVEKTLNGKKELQRQVLAYSKTRPVRDGLKQQKNAKAKAAYRQKHESDFIIADAAARYFRENGISKLPSYKSLQAEIESLIKEKNSGYNDYRAKREEYRRLQTVKGNIDQILRRSEPQRRKEQSHER; translated from the coding sequence TTGGCAACATTCAAACATATCAGCTCTAAAAACGCCGACTATGGCGCAGCGGAAGCCTATCTCACATTTGAGCATGACGAGTTTACCATGAAAGCCACCCTTGATGAAAACGGGCGGCTGATACCGAGGGAGGATTACCGCATTTCTTCCCTCAACTGCGGGGGCGAGGATTTCGCTGTTGCCTGTATGCGAGCCAATCTCCGCTATGAGAAAAACCAAAAACGGGAAGATGTGAAAAGCCACCACTATATCATCAGCTTTGACCCACGGGACGGGACAGACAACGGCTTGACCGTAGACCGGGCGCAGGAGCTGGGCGAGCAGTTCTGCAAGGAGCATTTCCCCGGACACCAAGCCCTAATCTGCACCCACCCGGACGGGCATAACCACAGCGGGAATATCCATGTGCATATCGTCATCAACTCCCTGCGGATTTACGAAGTCCCGCTTCTGCCCTACATGGACAGACCAGCCGACACGCTGGAGGGCTGCAAGCACCGCTGCACCAACGCCGCTATGGAATATTTCAAGAGCGAAGTCATGGAAATGTGCCACCGGGAGGGGCTTTACCAAATCGACCTCTTGAACGGCAGCAAGGAACGGATAACCGAACGGGAATACTGGGCGGCAAAGAAAGGGCAGCTTGCCCTTGACAAAGAGAACGCCGCCAGAGAAGCCGCCGGACAGCCGACCAAGCCCACCAAGTTTGAAACGGACAAGGCGAAGCTGCGCCGGACGATACGGCAGGCACTTTCCCAAGCTGGCAGCTTTGACGAGTTTTCTTCCCTTTTGCTGCGGGAGGGTGTGACCGTCAAGGAGAGCCGGGGGCGGCTTTCCTACCTCACGCCGGACAGGACAAAGCCTATCACAGCCCGAAAGCTGGGGGACGATTTTGACAAGGCTGCTGTCCTTGCCCTGCTCACGCAGAACGCCCACAGAGCTGCCGAACAGACCAAAGCCATACCCGAATACCCTGCCGCAGTTAAAAAGCCGTTACAAGGGGAAAAAGCTGCAAAAACCACCCCGGCAGACAACACCTTGCAGCGCATGGTTGACCGGGAAGCCAAGCGAGCCGAGGGCAAGGGCGTGGGCTATGACCGCTGGGCGGCAAAGCACAACCTAAAGCAAATGGCAGCTACCGTTACCGCCTATCAGCAGTACGGCTTTTCCTCCCCGGAGGAACTGGACGAAGCCTGTTCTGCCGCCTATGCCGCCATGCAGGAAAGCCTTGCGTGGTTGAAGCAGGTGGAAAAGACGCTGAACGGGAAAAAGGAGCTGCAACGGCAGGTGCTTGCCTATTCCAAGACCCGCCCTGTCCGGGACGGGCTGAAACAGCAGAAAAACGCCAAAGCAAAAGCAGCCTACCGTCAGAAGCATGAAAGTGACTTTATCATAGCAGACGCAGCCGCCCGCTATTTCAGGGAGAACGGCATTTCCAAGCTGCCGAGCTATAAATCCCTGCAAGCAGAGATTGAAAGCCTTATCAAAGAGAAAAACAGCGGCTACAACGATTACCGGGCAAAACGGGAGGAGTACCGCCGCTTGCAGACTGTCAAGGGCAATATCGACCAGATTTTACGCCGGAGCGAGCCGCAGCGCAGAAAGGAGCAGAGCCATGAACGGTAA
- a CDS encoding cysteine-rich VLP domain-containing protein: MNGNIPRMDYRQYRAARRLVHECCNYDSGNCLLLEDGEPCVCVQSISYSLLCRWFTAAVLPLDEALEAALLRRGSRKRCAVCGAFFFPKSNRGKYCPDCAGRMKRINAAKRKRKQREKCHALGHFKPA; this comes from the coding sequence ATGAACGGTAATATCCCCCGCATGGACTACCGCCAGTACCGGGCAGCCCGCCGCCTTGTGCATGAGTGCTGCAACTATGACAGCGGGAACTGCCTGCTGTTGGAGGACGGCGAGCCTTGCGTGTGTGTACAGAGTATCAGCTATTCGCTGCTCTGCCGCTGGTTTACCGCCGCTGTCCTGCCCCTTGATGAAGCACTGGAAGCCGCCCTCTTGCGCCGGGGAAGCCGGAAACGCTGCGCTGTCTGCGGGGCGTTCTTCTTCCCAAAATCCAACCGGGGGAAATACTGCCCGGACTGCGCCGGACGCATGAAGCGGATAAACGCCGCCAAACGGAAGCGGAAACAAAGGGAGAAATGTCACGCTTTAGGGCATTTCAAACCCGCATAA
- a CDS encoding replication initiator protein A, with protein sequence MTAGTELPAYLPYPRFLLETDLSHTARELYALLLDRSTLSQKNGWQDSEGRTYIVYPIAEIAEMLDKGCTTIKGALNELDAAGLLERRRTGFSAANRLYVKVPPIPVVQFSDQLTDGKPPLIRAGNRPTDSRKTDLMTVGKPSPNQTNINNLIESQTKGASEGQPPAAYGRYKNVFLSDTELLELEQDFPGKWEYYLDRLSCHIASTGKQYQSHAATIYKWAQEDAAKEKPKKGIPDYSFKEGESL encoded by the coding sequence ATGACCGCAGGAACGGAGCTGCCCGCTTACCTGCCTTACCCCCGTTTCCTGCTGGAAACAGACCTATCCCACACCGCAAGAGAGTTATATGCGCTGCTGTTAGACCGTTCCACCCTTTCGCAGAAGAACGGCTGGCAGGACAGCGAGGGACGGACATACATTGTCTACCCCATAGCAGAGATAGCGGAAATGCTGGATAAAGGCTGCACCACCATAAAGGGCGCACTGAACGAACTGGACGCTGCCGGGCTGCTGGAACGCAGACGGACGGGCTTTTCTGCCGCCAACCGTCTGTATGTGAAAGTGCCGCCTATCCCAGTGGTACAGTTTTCCGACCAACTGACGGACGGAAAACCGCCCCTCATAAGGGCGGGAAACCGACCAACTGACAGCCGGAAAACTGACCTTATGACGGTCGGAAAACCGTCCCCTAACCAAACTAATATAAACAACCTAATAGAGAGCCAAACAAAAGGAGCGAGTGAGGGGCAGCCCCCCGCCGCTTATGGCAGATATAAAAATGTATTTCTTTCTGACACAGAACTTTTGGAGCTGGAACAGGACTTCCCCGGCAAGTGGGAGTATTACCTTGACCGCCTTTCCTGCCACATCGCTTCCACCGGGAAGCAGTACCAGAGCCATGCAGCCACCATTTACAAGTGGGCGCAGGAGGACGCTGCCAAAGAGAAGCCAAAGAAAGGCATACCGGACTATTCATTCAAGGAGGGAGAAAGCCTATGA
- a CDS encoding ATP-binding protein encodes MTDTIHNTILPMTDTTAEPEDYTGEDGLLYCGKCRKPKEAYFPEGKTFFGRDRHPSECDCQRAARKEREAAEKRRSHLETVERLKRQGFTDKTMQDWTFANDNGSCPQMKNAAGYVARWEQIKDGNYGLLLWGRVGTGKSYFAGCIANALMEQEVPVCMTNFAAILNDLAASFAGRNEYISRLCSFPLLIIDDFGMERGTEYGLEQVYNVIDSRYRSRKPLIVTTNLTLEELQHPEDTAHARIYDRLLEMCSPLCFTGENLRKAAAQGKMEQLKRLLAGKEICL; translated from the coding sequence ATGACCGATACAATCCACAACACCATACTGCCTATGACCGACACCACAGCCGAGCCGGAGGATTACACCGGGGAGGACGGGCTTTTATACTGCGGCAAATGCCGGAAACCCAAAGAAGCCTATTTCCCGGAGGGCAAGACCTTTTTCGGGCGTGACCGCCACCCGTCAGAGTGCGACTGCCAGCGGGCAGCCCGTAAGGAACGGGAAGCCGCCGAGAAGCGGCGCAGCCACCTTGAAACGGTGGAACGGCTGAAACGGCAGGGCTTTACAGACAAGACCATGCAGGACTGGACATTTGCCAACGATAACGGCAGCTGCCCGCAGATGAAGAACGCCGCCGGATATGTGGCACGCTGGGAACAGATAAAGGACGGGAACTACGGGCTGCTCTTGTGGGGCAGGGTAGGCACTGGGAAAAGCTATTTTGCCGGGTGTATTGCAAACGCCCTCATGGAGCAGGAAGTCCCGGTGTGCATGACAAACTTTGCAGCAATATTAAACGACCTTGCCGCCAGCTTTGCGGGCAGGAACGAATATATTTCCCGCCTTTGCAGCTTCCCCCTGCTCATCATTGACGATTTTGGAATGGAGCGTGGCACAGAATACGGTCTGGAACAGGTCTACAATGTGATTGACAGCCGCTACCGGAGCAGGAAGCCGCTGATTGTGACGACCAACCTCACGCTGGAGGAATTGCAGCACCCGGAGGACACCGCCCACGCCCGGATTTATGACCGCCTGCTTGAAATGTGTTCCCCTCTCTGCTTTACCGGGGAGAATTTGAGGAAAGCCGCCGCACAGGGAAAAATGGAACAGCTGAAACGGCTGCTTGCCGGAAAGGAGATTTGCCTATGA
- a CDS encoding transposon-encoded TnpW family protein — protein sequence MTDTQRNKRPARRPDCVTETRIGNTILVVSGFFKEGATDTAADKMMKVLEAEAAAGYLTCDKPD from the coding sequence ATGACCGACACCCAGAGAAACAAACGCCCTGCCCGCCGCCCGGACTGCGTGACCGAAACGAGGATAGGCAACACAATCCTTGTGGTGTCTGGCTTTTTCAAGGAGGGGGCGACCGACACCGCCGCTGACAAGATGATGAAAGTGCTGGAAGCAGAAGCCGCCGCCGGATATTTGACCTGTGATAAGCCTGATTGA